The DNA region TGGGGCGCAGCGACGATGGAGTGGCAGTGCGCCTCGCCGCCGCCCGTCTACAACTTCCACCAGCCGCCGGGCGAGCACGACCCCTACGACTTCAGCCGGCTGCGCTATGACGAGACCACGGACGGCTTCCTGCCCGCCGACGGGCGGGTCGGCTAGAGCACCGCGCGAACGGCGGGAGAGAGCATGGCACGGCACGCGACGCACCTGGCCCACCACTTCGATAGCCCGACGCAGCAGTTCGAGTCGAGCAAGCTGGGCATGTGGCTCTTCCTGGCCACGGAGATCCTGCTCTTCGGCGGGCTCTTCGTCGCCTACGCCGTCTACCGTACGAACCACCCGGAGATCTTCGCCTACGCGCACCACTTCCTGGACAAGTCGCTGGGCGGCCTCAACACCGTGGTGCTCATCTGCTCGAGCCTGACGATGGCGCTCGCCGTGCGCGCGGCGCAGCTCGGCCGGCGGGAGCGCACCGTGCGCCTGCTGGCGATCACGCTGCTCTGCGGCCTGATCTTCCTCGGCGTGAAGGTCGTCGAGTACAAGGCGAAGTGGGAGCACGGCCTGCTCTGGGGCAGGCACTACCAGCCCGCGCTCCACGAGGCGACGGCCGGCGCGCACACTGCGCCCACCCTGCCCGCGCCCCCGGCGGCGACGGGCGACGGGAGCGAGGCTTCCCTGATCGCGCCCGCGGCGCCCGCCCCGCGCGGCCTCGCCGCGCCCGCCCCTGCCGCGAGCGGGGCGCACGAGCCGCCGGGCGGCGTCGACGCGCCCAAGAACGTCCACATCTTCTTCGGGATCTACTTCGCGATGACGGGCCTGCACGGCATCCACGTGCTGGCGGGCATGATCGCGATCACCTGGATCCTGCTGCGCGCGCGGCGCGGGGAGTTCGGACCCGCGTAC from bacterium includes:
- a CDS encoding cytochrome c oxidase subunit 3 family protein codes for the protein MARHATHLAHHFDSPTQQFESSKLGMWLFLATEILLFGGLFVAYAVYRTNHPEIFAYAHHFLDKSLGGLNTVVLICSSLTMALAVRAAQLGRRERTVRLLAITLLCGLIFLGVKVVEYKAKWEHGLLWGRHYQPALHEATAGAHTAPTLPAPPAATGDGSEASLIAPAAPAPRGLAAPAPAASGAHEPPGGVDAPKNVHIFFGIYFAMTGLHGIHVLAGMIAITWILLRARRGEFGPAYYTPVDLVGLYWHLVDLIWIYLFPLLYLIK